One genomic region from Frateuria soli encodes:
- a CDS encoding FeoA family protein — translation MRLSDLPKGSPAVVDRVDDAHAGDPIAQRLRDLGFVDGEPVRVVARGPLGADPLLIQIGSTRFALRRSEAARIVVRAEAA, via the coding sequence GTGCGCCTCTCCGATTTGCCCAAAGGTTCGCCCGCCGTGGTCGACCGCGTGGACGATGCCCACGCTGGCGACCCCATCGCGCAGCGCCTGCGCGACCTGGGATTCGTCGACGGCGAACCGGTGCGTGTGGTCGCCCGCGGCCCGCTGGGGGCCGATCCCCTGCTGATCCAGATCGGCTCCACCCGCTTCGCGTTGCGCCGCAGCGAGGCGGCACGCATCGTCGTCAGGGCGGA
- a CDS encoding enoyl-CoA hydratase-related protein, which produces MSAILVTDRAAVRQIALDRPEVHNAFDDGLIAELTTALVEAGRDDAVRAVVLTGSGASFSAGADLNWMRGMASASEDENREDSLRLAALVRTLQFLPKPTVARVNGAAYGGGVGLIAACDIAIGAEGARFGLTEVKLGLVPAVISPYVVAAIGGRQARRLFLTGEIFDAAEACRIGLLHRVVPAEALDEAVDFTLKLLAKAGPQAQREAKRLALRMAATDEKGAGAIDADNAELIARLRVSAEGQEGLGAFLDKRPPAWVA; this is translated from the coding sequence ATGTCCGCCATCCTCGTCACCGACCGCGCCGCCGTCCGCCAGATCGCCCTCGACCGCCCGGAGGTGCACAACGCCTTCGACGACGGCCTGATCGCCGAGCTGACCACCGCGCTGGTGGAGGCCGGCCGCGACGATGCCGTGCGCGCCGTGGTGCTGACCGGCAGCGGCGCGAGCTTCTCGGCCGGGGCGGACCTCAACTGGATGCGCGGCATGGCGTCGGCGAGCGAGGACGAGAACCGCGAGGACTCGCTGCGCCTGGCCGCACTGGTGCGCACGCTGCAGTTCCTGCCCAAGCCCACCGTCGCGCGCGTGAACGGCGCGGCCTACGGCGGCGGCGTCGGACTGATCGCGGCCTGCGACATCGCCATTGGCGCGGAAGGCGCCAGGTTCGGCCTGACCGAAGTGAAGCTCGGGCTGGTGCCCGCGGTGATCTCGCCCTACGTGGTCGCCGCCATCGGCGGGCGGCAGGCGCGGCGGCTGTTCCTCACCGGCGAGATCTTCGACGCGGCCGAGGCGTGCCGCATCGGTCTGCTGCATCGCGTGGTGCCGGCCGAGGCGCTGGACGAGGCGGTCGACTTCACGCTGAAGCTGCTGGCCAAGGCCGGCCCGCAGGCGCAGCGCGAGGCCAAGCGGCTGGCGCTGCGCATGGCGGCAACCGACGAGAAGGGCGCCGGCGCCATCGACGCGGACAATGCCGAACTGATCGCGCGGCTGCGCGTGTCGGCCGAGGGCCAGGAGGGACTGGGCGCCTTCCTGGACAAGCGCCCGCCGGCCTGGGTCGCGTAG
- a CDS encoding response regulator transcription factor — MIRVLLAEDQAMVRGALSALLNLESDIEVLGSAADGESAWRELQRLRPDVLVTDIEMPGLTGLELAQRIQRHELPMKVIIVTTFARPGFLRRALDAGVSGYLLKDAPAENLAEALRTVHRGGRAIDPQLALEAWTEADPLNDRERQVLRLAGEGLSAGDIATRLSLSHGTVRNYLSEAIGKLGAGNRIEAFRLARQKGWL, encoded by the coding sequence TTGATCCGCGTGCTGCTGGCCGAGGACCAGGCGATGGTGCGCGGTGCACTGTCGGCGCTGCTCAACCTGGAAAGCGACATCGAAGTGCTCGGGTCGGCCGCCGACGGCGAGAGCGCCTGGCGCGAGCTGCAGCGACTCAGGCCCGACGTGCTGGTCACCGACATCGAAATGCCCGGCCTGACCGGCCTGGAGCTTGCCCAGCGCATCCAGCGGCACGAACTGCCGATGAAGGTGATCATCGTGACCACCTTCGCCCGCCCCGGCTTCCTGCGCCGCGCGCTGGACGCGGGCGTGTCCGGCTACCTGCTCAAGGACGCTCCCGCCGAGAACCTGGCCGAGGCGCTGCGCACGGTGCACCGCGGCGGCCGCGCGATCGACCCGCAACTGGCACTGGAAGCCTGGACGGAGGCCGATCCGCTGAACGACCGCGAACGACAGGTCCTGCGCCTGGCGGGCGAAGGTCTCTCGGCCGGCGACATCGCCACCCGGCTCAGCCTCTCGCACGGTACCGTGCGCAATTACCTCTCCGAGGCGATCGGCAAACTCGGCGCCGGCAACCGAATCGAGGCGTTTCGCCTCGCGCGGCAGAAGGGGTGGCTGTGA
- a CDS encoding sensor histidine kinase — MRWFAPRPDSLLGQLRSPLYMRWQAGLSLFALVALFQGPASLHRPLETWFGPTLLAVPVFVYLYSRVYVGPRRRVEWYVAGMAATGLALWACNPFGFILLILASIVSALSPSWRRWLASVAVMGALALAKAWVFGDPLSTALWVAMSGLFGGFSNVAYMHSARKDAELRLSQTEVRRLATLAERERIGRDLHDLLGHTLSLVALKSELARRLALDEPARAQREMAEVERVARHALAEVRVAVTGMRRGDLGAELTSARLMLEASGVAFEDHVPDGLELPDAIEAPIALVLREAITNIHRHARATRASVTVAFENEMLQMHISDNGRGGLAAHGNGVSGMRERVRALGGTLAIDSPPRHGTTLSIRVPVKAQAGVAAESRVTEASLFPATGSAA, encoded by the coding sequence CGCACCGCGACCGGATTCCCTGCTCGGGCAACTGCGCTCGCCGCTGTACATGCGCTGGCAGGCCGGCCTCTCCCTTTTTGCGCTGGTGGCCCTGTTCCAGGGGCCGGCCTCGCTGCATCGTCCCCTCGAAACGTGGTTTGGTCCCACGCTGCTGGCCGTGCCGGTATTCGTGTACCTGTACTCGCGGGTGTACGTCGGTCCGCGTCGACGCGTGGAGTGGTACGTCGCCGGCATGGCCGCCACCGGCCTGGCGCTCTGGGCCTGCAATCCGTTCGGATTCATCCTGCTGATCCTGGCCAGCATCGTATCGGCCCTCTCGCCCTCGTGGCGGCGCTGGCTGGCCAGCGTGGCTGTGATGGGTGCGCTGGCGCTCGCCAAGGCGTGGGTGTTCGGCGATCCACTGAGCACCGCCCTGTGGGTGGCGATGTCCGGCCTGTTCGGCGGCTTCAGCAACGTCGCCTACATGCACAGCGCCCGCAAGGATGCCGAGCTGCGCCTGTCGCAGACCGAGGTGCGCCGGCTGGCGACGCTGGCCGAACGCGAGCGCATCGGCCGCGACCTGCATGACCTGCTCGGCCACACGCTGTCGCTGGTGGCGCTGAAGTCGGAGCTGGCCAGGCGCCTGGCCCTGGACGAGCCGGCACGCGCGCAGCGCGAGATGGCCGAGGTCGAGCGTGTCGCCCGGCATGCGCTCGCCGAGGTGCGCGTGGCGGTGACCGGCATGCGCCGCGGCGACCTGGGCGCCGAACTGACCTCCGCGCGGCTCATGCTGGAAGCCTCCGGCGTGGCCTTCGAGGATCACGTACCGGACGGCCTCGAGCTGCCCGATGCGATCGAGGCGCCGATCGCGCTGGTGCTGCGCGAGGCCATCACCAACATCCACCGCCACGCGCGCGCCACCCGGGCCAGCGTGACCGTTGCCTTCGAGAACGAGATGCTCCAGATGCACATCAGCGACAACGGACGCGGCGGCCTGGCCGCGCACGGCAATGGCGTGAGCGGCATGCGCGAGCGCGTGCGCGCGCTGGGCGGGACGCTGGCGATCGACTCGCCGCCGCGGCACGGCACGACACTGTCCATCCGCGTGCCGGTCAAGGCGCAGGCGGGCGTGGCCGCGGAAAGCCGCGTCACCGAAGCCTCCCTGTTCCCGGCCACCGGGAGCGCCGCTTGA